One genomic window of Triplophysa rosa linkage group LG11, Trosa_1v2, whole genome shotgun sequence includes the following:
- the LOC130561952 gene encoding neuropeptide FF receptor 2: MNFTSGFQKKDLQLPNGILTLNGSFHGAEDFAGDVVLRQNGELERLLLLTIKEPTTIALTVMYSLAFVVGFIGNLMAIRMLTCQRSNRMQSISATRSLLINLAVCDLMVVCICMPITLGHTIYTAWVYGDLLCRAVPFIQAVSVSASVLSLTVISVNRYYSVHSPLTSLSYFTQKKIYITIVCVWVLSSAICVPLLFMIKLDEIHLIDITVPICRELWPQARLKQLYNVLLFVALYCIPVTFNLIISFLTGRKLWRASQHFADFDPHSQAMYASRLKMRKKIAKVVVTLVLLFAVSWLPLYVADILIDREVHPPHWVLQARPFAQWLGLTNSSLNPICYCFLGDLYRSARAVRSKYHQRMLSVLRSSSSFKLSSLLSIKSQQSGRRQGAVSQISVETLSDWCSNNSQMVSLQSLSERTVYKSNTELSKL; encoded by the coding sequence ATGAATTTCACCTCAGGCTTCCAGAAAAAAGACCTGCAGCTCCCGAACGGTATTTTGACTCTGAATGGCTCTTTCCATGGAGCCGAGGACTTCGCGGGTGACGTTGTCCTGCGCCAGAATGGAGAACTGGAGAGACTTCTGCTGCTAACAATCAAGGAGCCCACTACTATCGCACTCACCGTAATGTATTCGCTAGCGTTCGTGGTGGGCTTCATCGGAAATCTCATGGCCATTCGAATGCTCACCTGCCAGAGGAGTAATAGGATGCAGAGCATCAGTGCCACCCGGAGTTTACTCATCAACCTGGCAGTGTGCGACCTGATGGTGGTTTGCATCTGCATGCCTATCACGCTCGGCCACACCATTTACACCGCGTGGGTGTACGGAGACCTCCTGTGTAGAGCTGTCCCGTTCATCCAGGCCGTGTCTGTTTCAGCCAGCGTTTTGAGTCTGACCGTCATTAGTGTTAACAGATACTACAGCGTTCACAGCCCGCTGACTTCCCTCTCCTACTTCACGCAGAAGAAGATCTACATCACCATCGTGTGCGTGTGGGTCCTGTCCTCTGCGATCTGTGTGCCTCTGCTCTTCATGATCAAGCTGGATGAGATCCACCTGATCGACATCACCGTGCCCATCTGCAGGGAGCTGTGGCCCCAGGCGAGACTCAAACAGTTGTACAACGTCCTCCTTTTTGTCGCTCTCTACTGCATACCTGTGACCTTCAACCTGATCATCAGCTTCCTGACCGGCAGGAAGCTCTGGAGGGCTTCTCAACATTTCGCCGACTTTGATCCTCACAGCCAGGCCATGTACGCCTCGCGTCTGAAGATGCGCAAGAAGATCGCCAAGGTGGTGGTCACTTTGGTCCTCCTGTTCGCCGTCTCCTGGCTCCCTCTGTATGTTGCGGATATCCTTATCGACCGGGAGGTTCATCCGCCTCACTGGGTTTTGCAGGCTCGCCCTTTTGCCCAGTGGTTGGGCCTCACTAATTCCAGCCTCAATCCCATCTGCTATTGCTTTTTGGGTGATCTGTACCGTTCTGCCAGAGCAGTCAGGTCGAAGTATCATCAGAGGATGCTCTCCGTCCTCAGATCCTCCAGCTCTTTTAAACTGTCCAGTTTGCTGTCGATCAAAAGCCAGCAATCTGGCCGGCGCCAAGGTGCCGTGAGCCAGATATCGGTGGAGACTCTGTCCGACTGGTGTTCCAATAACAGCCAGATGGTGTCTCTTCAAAGTCTCTCAGAGAGGACAGTGtataaaagcaatactgaatTGTCTAAATTATAG
- the grifin gene encoding grifin: protein MTIRFEASCPDGLCPGWSFILKGETPVEANKFEINFMCDQDDRIAFHFNPRFTESDIICNSFMANHWGKEERCSNFPFGIEEPFQIEICSDNEHFHVYIDDTKIMQYKHRVEDLKTITKVQVVNDVNISSLEIAKKHHY, encoded by the exons ATGACAATACGG tTTGAGGCTTCCTGTCCTGATGGTCTGTGTCCGGGATGGAGCTTCATTCTGAAGGGTGAAACCCCAGTAGAAGCCAACAA GTTCGAGATCAATTTCATGTGTGACCAGGATGACAGAATAGCCTTCCATTTCAACCCTCGCTTCACTGAGTCAGATATCATCTGCAACTCCTTCATGGCAAACCACTGGGGAAAGGAGGAGAGATGCAGTAACTTTCCCTTCGGGATAGAGGAGCCTTTCCAG ATTGAAATTTGCTCTGATAATGAACACTTTCATGTTTACATTGACGACACCAAGATCATGCAGTATAAACACCGCGTGGAAGACCTGAAGACCATCACTAAAGTACAAGTGGTGAACGACGTCAACATCTCCTCTTTAGAGATCGCCAAAAAACATCATTACTGA